In the genome of Phragmites australis chromosome 9, lpPhrAust1.1, whole genome shotgun sequence, the window gcacttctttttctccttcttcttttttgatgCCTTCTCTACAAGCATAGAATTGGAatgaatatggttgagatcaccacattcatagcatcttttaggacctccacttcctctctttctcatacgcacattctgcAATACTTTAGAGAAGCGAGTAGATAGCAGTGCTAAgtcttcttcaggaatcaacttAAGATGATCAtcagttagtgaagatatagaagataatgaaaagcTTGATAAggaagattcaatatgagacatcTAGTTCATAAGTTTTATTAACATTCTTCCTAGCAAAGACATCTAGTTCATaagtttttaatttagaataaagaacatctaatgtaagtgtactcataacagtagattctctaatagatgtaactttcatctctcatattgacatatctaaagctcctagtaattgaTGTGCATTCTCAGCATCAATATATGTAATGTTAACAGCACGCAAAttgctaagaattttattaaaccaagcaaagaatcaTCAAGTGACCCACCGGGTTTCATCTTAAATTTAATGTACTCTTTCCTATATAAATCTTAACGTATCTCTTTAATAGTAGTTGAACCTTTATGGTAATCATAGAATGCTTTCCATATCTCGTACGCTAATTTTAGATGTATTACTCAGTCGAAGTTACTCCTTtccaagccttggatgatcaagttCCTTGCCTTGCTATTTGCCTCGATGGCTGACATATTCTGTGATGTCACTTCATTATTCACTGGAACCATATATGACTTGTAGACtttttcccaaattgcaaagTTTTGTGCTTAAATGTAGGCCCCCATCTAcgccttccagaactgaaaatcaactccatcgaaaaTATAAGGTTTTGTGGACTACCTATCTGAAGGCATGATTCTAATTAccaattaagatcaattagaaaatgattaaagctctgataccaattgtagaattGATTAAACTCTAATAAGGCAATCAAAGTGGGGTAAATGATTACACAAACTAAATTCAAGTATTAATTCAACCAAATCAAAAATTGATTTAAACtcagtattccactcgaaacatattatacatgctctagtaaaaataatgtagagaaagatccacTGTTTTGATTTCCCTCAAATTTGGATAGctaaaactagattcaaatacaaaactaacctAAAAAGAATCAAGTTAATAGGATatatggatcaagaattatgcctagtcaAAGCAAACTGTgtcaaccagaatcgagtagatcgaAACTCAGTTGAGTTGActaaaaagctactcgagatcaaatcaaaaccaaacaaaaaaatttcagatcaaacactagatattctagaaaggttttggatggattaaaccaataTGAAACTTTATAAAAATATGAAGTTAATCGAAAACTAAAACCAAGTACGTAGAATATAGAAAAgtaagaaaattctgaatcGGCAACTCATCttcttacgaaacttgattttcactGCGTAGATGAGTTTCGAAGATGTCTCTCCAAAGCATGCAACAAAGATTTCCACAAAATCTCAAATCCTAGCACTACTTACTCTGACcgagaccctctcaatatatagtcCTCGAAACCGTCCTCAGTTTGGAAACAACCTTGTCATATTCTACCTGGACACAAACCATACCAAGACATATCCACCCATAACTGAATCTAACTCGTGCTAGAGTCCAACTCAAACTAGCACTTGATTTCTTATGGGACTGGACTCTTCAACCAATCAGACCGTAGTCTAACCTTGCCATGTACTCGGACGACTCCATCATCCGAACACACAATCTGGTTGCCCATGACCTCGTGTACGTCTGCCCTTCTCCACAATGCACCTAGTTGCACACATGCAACCTTGTCTTGACGTACACTATTCTTTAGCCCAAACATCATGCATTAAATCCTCGATCACTACGACCTTAGTTCCTCATTAACCTAGTTGTtaaacctcagttcctccttgaacttagttcgttgatccgtcatcgaccatgtTTGCCTTCGAGCAatacctgcacatgaatcaacaaATGAGTACGAGCGCAAGTCCTTctcgacttgactcaagatcagttcacgtaACACTACTCACACaagtatattgcatcatctctaCGCTAATACTAAcgtataagcatatctaagcagCAACTTAGTAACTCATGAATATTATCCTAATGTCATaaagctaaatcactttgctctgccaattttatcatccaaaccaattttttatcacatgatctcacacttCACTAATGTGATACCTCTAGatataatattttgttaatgAGAAACTACTTATCGGTGGTAAAAAAAGATTAGTCATAATTAACATGGTAAATAGTGTCAAACTAATATTTCATCACTAGTTTTCATCACTAATGAGATATTTTATGGCgatatgataattttttcactAATAAACTACATAATAGTGAGGAAAGGTAGGTTTTGTCAAAATTAACTTTATAAACAGTGGAAAAACAATATTTCTTCACTACTTTTTCATCACAAATGTGATATCCTATGGTGAtacaatattttatcattgataAACTACGTAATAGTGAGGAACCAATTGTTTATTCATAATTAACATTGTAAAAGGTGACAGAACAATATTCCGTCACAACCTTTCCTCACTAATGAGTTAAGTTGTAGCAATGTAATATTTTGTCACTAATAAACTATATAATAGTGAGAAAATGTATGTTTTGTCATGATGAACTTGACAAATAGTGATAAAACAATATTTCTTCACTACTTTTTGTTCACAAATGTGATATCGTGTGGCGATACAAATTGTTTAGTTACAATTAACAAGTAAAAGGTGGCAAATCAATATTTTGTCACTACTTTTTCCTTAGTGACCCGCATGTGCAAAATAGCCATCTTGCATAGCTTATTTGTTTAAAAAACACTATCAAATATGAAGTATTGATTGTTTACTTTGctacattttgagttaaaaggAAAGTTATCATTGTCTAATTAGATAGTGGTGCAAATACATTATTTGTAACAGTGATATACATTTAAATATCTTTGAGAGAAAAACACTATCGAATATGTATCTATATTAGCAAGAACACCGACTATCCGCATTAATCCAATTAACCGTCCGTTATCCGATTAATCGCTTGGCGGTACCCTCTCCGTCCGATGACTGTATTCCGTTTTCCACAACACTGGTTATTATCAAATAAAATGCACAAATCTAGCTTCCATTTCTTATATTGTGATAGGGATTCCACCAATTTAGCCTTATCTATAAAATAACAAACCCAAACGTACGTTTGGAATGTTTAGCTGCTAAATTTCTAGTTTTCTACTTTGGAATTGATTTTACATTTTACCTAAAACGTGGAAGTACCATATCCGTACCCTAGTTTCCAtctgattaataataatatagcaTCCATGTTCAAATTTCTATCTAAACTGAAGGAAATATTTTTCAGTATCCATATTAAGTTCGTACTAGGCAGAACTTCATCTTCATGGTGGCTTCAACACCGGTATCGCCCTTCAACTTGATTGCCACTCTATTTTAAGTACATGATATCTGTAAATCAGCGAAATGTTTAAAACATCATTTTGGCAGCTTGAACATGCATGTAAGATTATCGGCTAGCTTCTACAGTGATTTCACTCACCCTGTTTCTAGTTCACTGCCAAGCGAGGAAAAGAAATGACAAGGAAAAACTGGTTCCATGAAATTGATCTAGCAATGGGTTGATATGGAATTGATTGAATATATAATTAAATTGCAACTTACGTTGAGATTAGCTTCTCGGTACGAAAAAGCATGGAGGTAGCACCAGGACTAAATTAAGTGGACAGTGCAGGTTCATAGAGTGAACTAAAATAAACATAAAATGTTTATGAAGATTAGGTAAAATTTCATGAATGATGTAACCAAGAGCTAAGTAACACATAAAAATTACAATTGGTAATGGAAGAATATTAAAACATGTTTTTCATTGAGTAATGTTTTCatgttttttaataatggaagtACAACTTTTGATCTTTGCATCAATAAGATGTCAAATCatctaagatgcacacaaccaaaatttgaaaatagacACTCAAATTCACATCCAAGAGGATTCTAACTTAAATAGTCTAGACATACATGCACACCCTCAACTAAGATAGGCTTGGCATGAATTTTCTGGGAAGGGCTCCATGCGGTTCAGATAGTAGCAAAGAGAGCAAAGTCATCAATTCAGGGTTTCAGCAGAACAATTCCATGATGCAGTAACTAGTGTATCTGTTCACTGCAGCAAGCAAACACTTCCCTACTCAATTACCTAATTTTGTGCATTCATATTTACAGTGAAAAATGAACCTCAGGATAATAATAGAATCATAGTCCCAAAGTCCCACTCGTATATTCATGATTCACAGATGCTTACCCAAGAAAGAATGTATGACTGAATATTTGAAGATGGTAGCGCGATTGTTTCAATCATGTGATTACCAAATAGCAAAACATTAGACATCGGTAGCAACAATGCAAATTAGAACTAGCATCTTACACTACAGGGAATACATTGACATATTAGTCCTGTACAAAGCCCAAAGGTTAAAATCTAGCGACCATTAGGTGTTACAAGGAAAATGGGCAAGATAGCTAGGTTCAACTCTCAGTGATGGAGTTCTGGACAAACTGCACAATCGCTTTAACGGCTTCCATTTCAACATCATGTTGATTTACCCCGCTAGCCTCTAGGTACCTTATGCCAATCTTAAAAGAGTGGTCGCCACCATCAATAACATGCAGTTCATTCTTGTTGGTCATCTTCTTGCGAGTGGACTCAAGTCTATCTAAGGGGCACAAACCATCTTTACTGCCCTGTTAACAAAAGTAAAAATATTACTATTTACTATGTTTCACATTGAAATGTAAGGATATAAAGAAATAATTTTCCTAAATTACCTGAACAAACATTGTTGGAACCTTCAGCTGTAGTAGTGTCTCATCCCTCATCACTCCATTCACTCCCTAAGTCCAATAGAGCACAGTGAGATAAAAAGAAAATCGGTTCCTCTACTTATAATTTTATCAGGATTAGTATAGGTTTGCAAAGCACATGATCAAGGTCAGATTCTCAGGACACATATGGGCCAAAAACATGCTTGTTCATAAAGAACAATTGCAATTCAAACTCAAAgaattcaacattttgaattATCAGTAACAAAACGTTCATTCATGAAGTAATGACATGGTGGGATGCAACAGTAAGTAGTTCAAAGTCACATCAACCATGTTTTGTCTACCTGATCAAGCTACCAAGCGAATATAAATCCATCTGTATTTGGACTGCTGGTTTTGAAATTTGAGTTCTGATCAATTAAGTAGAATAATTTAGCACAGGTGAGCCAAGAAGCAAAGCGCAGACTAACTTAGATGCTGGAGGGAAGAGAAGAACCTTTAACGGGTAACCCAAGCATACTACAGCAGAAACATCGATATCATCTGAGCTTGACACCATGCAGCTGACTCTGAGAATGTCGACACATATTTTCAGATCAATATGATATCCAGTGTTGAAGCATTATATCTGAAGACATCTCATAGTAAACCAAGAAGACACACAAGGACGACACAAATAGGATACTTATCCACCGAGAATTACCTCGATCCCATGGATTTCCCCATAAGAATAAGAGGATGTCCCTGATGCTTCTGAACGGCATCCTTCAACACGCTCAGGTGATGGTCAACAAGCTTCTCCGCCTTCGGAGGCGCCCTGCGCTTCCCACCCGACATATCTGCAACCACCTTGTGATGAGCCGTTGAGTTCTCGCTGACAGATTTGAGCCAATGAGACGACGGACTAGGGTCACGAACTAGCAACTAGTAAATTGAATCAACTCACACGGGTAGTCAAAGGTCACCACTTCGACGGCGTTCAATGCGTCTTTCACCATCTCCTTCCAGCTAGCAGAATCAATTCGCCGGTTTAGCAAATCAGTACGGAGGTTTCACAGGAGACGCACTTCTGAGTAGGAATGTAGCATAATGAAAGAGAGCTTACTGGACCATCcaatcggaggaggaggaggcgccggcgCCGTGGGCGAAGACGACCACCGGCTGCCGCTTTGCCgcccgcaggggaggtggtaactgcgacggcgacggcggcgaggtcTGGTCCGCGCGGTGGCGCTTGGGGGCCATGGAGGAATGGAGAGAGAGGCGGAAACCCTAGTTTGGGATAAACCCTAGTTTGGGATTTGTGGGGGAATGGAAATGGAGCGGCGGCCGCTTGCGGCGTGGTTGCGCGACCTGAGCAGCAGGCACTTCTTTTTTTAGACCACTAAGCGTCATGCACGTGGTCGTGAGAATGCGAGAGAAGACCCATTGACATGATCGAAATCATACCTGTAAAATaatttcttatttatttttccCCCATAAGAGAGACATTGGTAAAACTCTATAAAGTTTTGCACCTGGAACAAATATGAATAGACAGACCATCAAATGTATTAGAGAGTGGATTGTGTCTCAGAGGTTCCAGCGGACTCCATTAGCGAATTCAGCGTACTGCAGTATTTCAAACATTCGTCAAAACATCATGTATGTAAGTACACATGAAGTAAAGTAAATCTGCATAAATTCAATTTTAAATTTACCACAGATGTCGAGAATAGAAAAGCTGAGCATGGTTCATCATTTGCTAGTAATATCACTTGTGTTTTTTAAACCTCACACTACTACGaaacatatgaaaaaattataaattttagaaaatcggTT includes:
- the LOC133929725 gene encoding uncharacterized protein LOC133929725 isoform X2, with the protein product MAPKRHRADQTSPPSPSQLPPPLRAAKRQPVVVFAHGAGASSSSDWMVHWKEMVKDALNAVEVVTFDYPYMSGGKRRAPPKAEKLVDHHLSVLKDAVQKHQGHPLILMGKSMGSRVSCMVSSSDDIDVSAVVCLGYPLKGVNGVMRDETLLQLKVPTMFVQGSKDGLCPLDRLESTRKKMTNKNELHVIDGGDHSFKIGIRYLEASGVNQHDVEMEAVKAIVQFVQNSITES
- the LOC133929725 gene encoding uncharacterized protein LOC133929725 isoform X1 — its product is MAPKRHRADQTSPPSPSQLPPPLRAAKRQPVVVFAHGAGASSSSDWMVHWKEMVKDALNAVEVVTFDYPENSTAHHKVVADMSGGKRRAPPKAEKLVDHHLSVLKDAVQKHQGHPLILMGKSMGSRVSCMVSSSDDIDVSAVVCLGYPLKGVNGVMRDETLLQLKVPTMFVQGSKDGLCPLDRLESTRKKMTNKNELHVIDGGDHSFKIGIRYLEASGVNQHDVEMEAVKAIVQFVQNSITES